From a single Gimesia fumaroli genomic region:
- a CDS encoding vWA domain-containing protein — protein MSFLTPLYLVGIIAVGLPILLHLVRHQPKNVFFFSSLRFLEHKPPQTNRKNKIEHWLLLMLRAIAVMLLVTAFARPFFKNTDLELASSDTKHQTILLIDTSSSMQRGTLWKQALQTADEIIKQADENQIAIYTFDSRLTTVKPLKETKQDTPQQTQQNDRERLTKLTPGWNATNLGLALTEIAARLQQQAISDPSGTLLQNSTIELITDFQAGAKIDSLTEFSWPAELQVRLHQLKEKQTSNAGLQLLALNEQGQATVRIVNAADSQQEQFQVAYQTALSESEQPQKIYVPTGQSRVIHMPAMDEQQQATRIVLTGDKHDFDNSLYLQPREQANITIVHYGTPAAGSTESPDYYAKRAFPTTPQRKIEFLTVGPDSPQVLLAVAKIHLMIVSRELAAEETNLVKNYLEQGGVVLFSLNQQQTNDTFQLLISHSQNNLTSEADVNGYALLTNIKFEHPLFQMFQAPEYSDFTKLKFWNYRRLSLPEDVPHQVLARFDHESPAIVNVPLGQGKLIVTTFGWTPQESQFALSTKFVPMMNAILALNANMIDTPSQFIVGETVKLPESLKAAKVSVPKASSIQLAAGQQNFEQTVQPGLYQITSEDKTTPAQKFVVNLDIEESKTAPLAIEKLEALGIKLLSHSKTTAANSTHADLKRQALIREMEQKQKIWRWLIIVALAMLGLETVLAKWIAGKTSATRKA, from the coding sequence TTGAGTTTTTTAACCCCGCTCTATTTAGTTGGAATCATTGCCGTCGGCCTGCCGATCCTGCTCCACCTGGTCCGGCACCAGCCAAAAAATGTCTTTTTTTTCAGCTCGCTTCGTTTTCTGGAACACAAGCCCCCTCAAACCAACCGCAAAAATAAGATTGAGCACTGGTTGCTGCTCATGCTGCGAGCTATCGCCGTCATGCTTCTGGTAACAGCCTTTGCACGCCCCTTTTTCAAAAACACAGACCTCGAACTAGCGTCGTCAGACACAAAGCACCAGACAATTCTATTGATCGATACCAGTTCCAGCATGCAGCGCGGCACTCTCTGGAAGCAGGCACTTCAGACCGCCGACGAAATTATCAAGCAGGCCGACGAGAATCAGATCGCCATCTACACCTTTGATTCCCGTCTTACCACGGTTAAACCGCTCAAGGAAACGAAACAGGACACACCACAACAAACGCAGCAGAATGACCGCGAACGGCTTACGAAGCTTACTCCGGGCTGGAACGCAACCAATCTGGGTCTTGCATTGACAGAAATCGCAGCACGACTTCAGCAACAGGCAATTTCTGATCCATCGGGAACTCTGTTACAAAACAGCACGATAGAGCTGATTACGGATTTCCAGGCTGGTGCGAAAATCGACTCACTCACGGAGTTTTCCTGGCCGGCAGAGCTCCAGGTCCGCTTGCATCAACTCAAAGAAAAACAGACCAGTAATGCCGGACTCCAACTCCTGGCACTGAACGAACAGGGGCAGGCAACGGTTCGCATTGTCAATGCAGCAGACTCTCAGCAGGAACAATTTCAAGTCGCTTATCAGACAGCCCTCAGCGAATCCGAGCAACCGCAGAAGATTTATGTCCCCACAGGTCAGTCCCGTGTCATTCATATGCCGGCAATGGACGAACAGCAACAAGCGACTCGAATTGTACTCACGGGCGACAAGCACGACTTTGATAACAGCCTCTATCTTCAACCCCGCGAACAGGCAAACATCACCATCGTCCATTACGGTACACCTGCCGCAGGCTCCACCGAGTCCCCCGATTATTATGCCAAACGTGCATTTCCGACAACGCCCCAGCGCAAAATTGAATTCCTAACGGTTGGCCCTGACTCGCCGCAAGTTCTCCTTGCAGTCGCAAAGATACATCTGATGATTGTCAGCCGCGAACTAGCCGCGGAAGAAACCAACCTCGTCAAGAACTACCTGGAGCAGGGCGGGGTGGTCCTGTTTTCCCTGAACCAACAACAGACTAACGACACGTTTCAACTTTTGATTTCCCATTCGCAAAATAATCTTACCTCAGAGGCCGACGTCAATGGCTACGCGCTGCTTACAAATATCAAGTTTGAGCACCCGCTGTTTCAGATGTTTCAAGCTCCCGAATATTCGGACTTCACTAAGTTAAAGTTCTGGAATTATCGTCGGCTCTCGCTTCCTGAAGATGTACCGCATCAAGTTCTGGCCCGTTTCGATCATGAGAGTCCGGCAATCGTGAACGTTCCCCTCGGTCAGGGAAAACTAATCGTTACGACGTTTGGCTGGACTCCCCAGGAAAGCCAGTTCGCTCTTTCAACCAAATTTGTACCGATGATGAATGCCATTCTGGCCCTCAATGCCAACATGATCGATACACCGTCTCAGTTCATCGTCGGCGAAACCGTCAAACTGCCAGAGTCCCTCAAAGCAGCCAAGGTGAGCGTTCCCAAGGCCTCATCAATTCAATTAGCAGCTGGTCAGCAGAACTTCGAACAGACAGTCCAACCCGGCCTGTACCAGATTACCTCGGAAGATAAAACAACGCCGGCACAAAAGTTTGTGGTCAATCTCGACATCGAAGAAAGTAAAACCGCACCACTGGCAATCGAAAAACTGGAAGCTCTGGGAATCAAGCTGCTCAGCCACAGTAAAACCACTGCCGCCAATTCCACCCACGCCGACCTCAAACGCCAAGCGTTAATCCGGGAGATGGAACAGAAACAGAAAATCTGGCGTTGGCTGATCATCGTCGCGCTGGCGATGCTCGGTCTGGAAACAGTGCTGGCGAAATGGATCGCCGGCAAAACATCAGCGACACGAAAGGCGTAA
- a CDS encoding DUF58 domain-containing protein — protein sequence MSSIRMKQNTSHTPQQSKRLASQRIDPACLMRIKSLELRAKSVVEGTWKGLHRSPYHGFSVEFTEYREYTPGDDPRHIDWKLAARSNQHFIKRFEEETNLCCHMLLDLSTSMQFHSLGYSKSDYAKTLVATFAYFLSTQRDASGLIIFDEQVESVVPARFTRGQLRRILIELERPPQGSHTNVVSPLKHAVETIKKRGLVVLISDLMSPLDELNTHLGYLRAKGHEVALFQILDPAEIHLNFNETAIFEDLETGDRIALNPKAAQASYRQQLNQHLEEIQSICRKQGVHYHKLTTDTPLEAGLSDFLADRAA from the coding sequence ATGAGTTCGATTCGCATGAAACAAAATACATCACACACACCCCAACAGAGCAAGCGACTGGCCTCTCAACGGATTGATCCTGCCTGTCTGATGCGGATTAAGTCTCTGGAACTCAGGGCCAAATCCGTCGTCGAAGGGACCTGGAAAGGCCTGCATCGTAGCCCCTATCACGGCTTCTCCGTTGAATTCACCGAATACCGCGAATACACGCCCGGCGACGATCCGCGCCACATCGACTGGAAATTGGCGGCCCGCTCCAACCAGCATTTTATCAAACGCTTTGAAGAAGAGACCAATCTCTGCTGTCACATGCTGTTGGACCTGAGTACTTCCATGCAATTTCACAGTCTGGGCTATTCCAAATCGGATTACGCGAAAACCCTGGTCGCAACCTTTGCCTATTTCCTCTCCACTCAGCGCGATGCCAGCGGATTGATCATCTTTGATGAGCAGGTCGAATCGGTTGTTCCCGCCCGGTTCACCCGGGGTCAGCTTAGACGAATTCTGATTGAACTGGAACGACCGCCACAGGGATCACACACCAACGTTGTATCGCCTCTGAAACACGCCGTCGAAACCATTAAAAAACGGGGACTGGTTGTTTTAATCTCTGATCTTATGTCGCCGCTGGATGAGTTAAATACACACTTGGGATATCTGCGTGCTAAAGGGCATGAAGTGGCATTGTTTCAGATTCTGGACCCCGCCGAGATTCATCTGAACTTCAATGAAACCGCGATTTTCGAAGATCTCGAAACGGGCGACCGCATCGCACTCAATCCCAAAGCAGCACAAGCCAGTTATCGACAACAGTTGAACCAGCACCTGGAGGAAATCCAAAGCATCTGCCGCAAACAGGGCGTGCATTATCACAAATTGACCACCGATACACCACTGGAAGCAGGGCTCTCCGATTTTTTAGCTGATCGCGCCGCATAA
- a CDS encoding terpene cyclase/mutase family protein: MNSGRLRASHLTGEPVAGHETNPTFKIFPSTEAAPFDHPEQLLKGIARSRDYLLSQQHEDGYWVGELEGDSILESEYILLLAFLGKHDSEEAIQAANYLMDIQMPDGGWNMYPEGPIEISASVKAYFALKLTGHSPEADYMQRARIAILAAGGVEAVNSFTRFYLALLGVIPYSKCPAVPPELMLIPRWMPFNIFEMSAWSRTILVPLSILWAYRPSITLPPEQEITELFTGDPASYPRTIPKSEALDTLKKKTWINWHRFFQLVDLGYKSLENLGIKPLRKRAVNKAHEWMKARFEHSDGLGAIFPPIVWTVIALKCLGEDESSPDIQRALRELKKLQIKEGDRIRLQPCKSPVWDTAISTIALREAGVSNRHPAIRKSVKWLLSQEARQPGDWVNSSRSQTPGGWYFEFNNEFYPDVDDTAMVIMALRRCMPKSLKNDQWLTDFMVTPEWNPYEEDLDTEAIIAGRSESREQAFADLDLLQPMIGAIQRGMHWMLGMQNKDGGWGAFDRDNNRELFTQVPFADHNAMVDPSTADLTARVLEAFADMQLPISHPACQRAIEYVWSEQEDDHCWYGRWGVNYLYGTWQSIVGLTQIGVPADDPRIVRAIGWLKSTQQPSGGWGETADSYADPSLRGQGAETPSQTAWALMGLMAAGEIDSAAVRRGIHFLLDTQRSDGNWDEAPFTGTGFPKVFYLKYHLYRTYFPLMALARFERLRR; this comes from the coding sequence ATGAATTCAGGCAGACTGAGAGCCAGCCACCTTACCGGCGAACCGGTAGCCGGGCACGAAACAAACCCCACCTTCAAAATTTTCCCCAGTACCGAAGCAGCCCCCTTCGATCATCCGGAACAGTTGTTGAAAGGGATTGCTCGTTCGCGCGACTACCTGCTGTCTCAACAACATGAAGACGGGTATTGGGTCGGCGAGTTAGAAGGCGATTCCATTCTGGAATCGGAATACATCCTGCTACTGGCATTTCTCGGAAAACATGATTCAGAAGAAGCCATCCAGGCCGCGAATTACTTGATGGATATCCAGATGCCTGACGGGGGTTGGAACATGTACCCGGAAGGCCCCATCGAAATCAGCGCTTCGGTCAAAGCCTACTTTGCTCTCAAGCTCACCGGACATTCCCCCGAAGCCGACTACATGCAGCGCGCCCGAATCGCCATTCTGGCAGCCGGCGGTGTCGAAGCCGTCAACAGCTTCACCCGTTTTTATCTCGCATTACTGGGAGTCATTCCGTACTCAAAATGCCCGGCAGTGCCTCCTGAATTGATGCTGATCCCCCGTTGGATGCCGTTCAATATCTTTGAGATGTCTGCCTGGTCACGCACAATTCTCGTTCCCCTCAGTATCCTCTGGGCATATCGTCCTTCAATCACTCTACCACCAGAGCAGGAAATCACAGAACTGTTTACCGGCGACCCGGCTTCCTATCCCAGAACCATTCCCAAATCAGAAGCTCTGGATACACTCAAAAAGAAAACCTGGATCAACTGGCATCGCTTCTTTCAACTCGTAGACCTGGGTTATAAAAGCCTGGAAAATCTGGGAATCAAACCACTACGAAAACGAGCCGTCAACAAAGCCCACGAATGGATGAAAGCCCGCTTTGAACACAGCGACGGGCTGGGCGCCATCTTTCCGCCCATTGTCTGGACTGTGATTGCACTCAAATGTCTGGGAGAAGACGAGAGCAGCCCTGATATCCAGCGGGCCTTGCGTGAATTAAAAAAGCTGCAGATCAAAGAAGGTGATCGCATCCGCCTGCAACCTTGTAAATCTCCTGTCTGGGACACTGCGATCAGCACGATCGCGTTACGCGAAGCAGGCGTTTCGAATCGACATCCGGCAATTCGAAAGAGCGTCAAATGGCTCCTCTCCCAGGAAGCACGACAGCCGGGAGACTGGGTCAATTCCAGTCGTTCACAAACTCCGGGCGGCTGGTACTTTGAATTCAATAATGAGTTTTATCCCGACGTCGATGATACTGCGATGGTGATTATGGCCCTGCGACGCTGCATGCCAAAATCGCTAAAAAACGACCAGTGGCTGACCGACTTCATGGTGACTCCGGAATGGAACCCGTATGAAGAAGATCTCGACACCGAAGCTATCATCGCCGGGCGAAGCGAATCGCGAGAACAGGCCTTTGCTGATCTGGATCTGTTGCAGCCGATGATTGGCGCCATTCAGCGCGGCATGCATTGGATGCTGGGCATGCAAAATAAAGATGGAGGCTGGGGTGCCTTTGACCGTGATAACAACCGCGAATTATTCACCCAGGTTCCCTTTGCCGATCATAACGCGATGGTGGATCCGAGCACCGCTGATCTCACGGCGCGTGTACTGGAAGCGTTCGCAGATATGCAACTGCCAATCAGCCACCCCGCATGCCAACGCGCTATCGAATATGTCTGGAGTGAACAGGAAGACGACCACTGCTGGTATGGCCGCTGGGGCGTGAATTACCTGTACGGAACGTGGCAGTCGATTGTTGGTCTGACTCAAATCGGGGTCCCCGCAGACGACCCGCGCATTGTCCGTGCAATTGGCTGGCTTAAATCAACGCAACAACCATCGGGAGGCTGGGGAGAAACAGCAGACAGCTATGCCGACCCGTCCCTACGCGGACAGGGAGCCGAAACTCCCTCGCAAACAGCCTGGGCTTTAATGGGATTGATGGCGGCGGGCGAAATTGACTCGGCGGCGGTGCGGCGCGGAATTCACTTTTTACTGGATACGCAAAGGTCTGATGGAAACTGGGATGAAGCCCCCTTTACGGGAACCGGTTTCCCCAAGGTGTTCTATCTCAAATACCACCTCTACCGCACCTATTTTCCTTTGATGGCATTAGCCCGTTTTGAGCGTTTACGGCGTTGA
- a CDS encoding AAA family ATPase, whose translation MNLKVVSPDGRSDDERTFEMLQNSRKQIDAEISKAVIGQKEIVDQLLIALFAGGHCLITGAPGLAKTLLVNSLAQVFKLKSQRIQFTPDLMPADITGTEILAGDSQDSRGMKFVKGPVFTNILLADEINRTPPKTQAALLEAMQEKQVTVTGVKYELDKPFFVLATQNPIEMEGTYPLPEAQLDRFMFNLVIDYLSEDDEVAVVTQTTARNAEPIVPLFTGSDIQQFHQFVREVPVAEEIVRYAVQLCAASRPHQETTPDFINEWVNWGAGLRAAQSLILGAKARAVLRGRVHVTVEDIQALLAPVLRHRILINYRAEAEGITVEQVVQHLIDTIKRPITA comes from the coding sequence GTGAATCTCAAAGTAGTCTCCCCCGATGGTCGCAGCGATGACGAACGCACTTTTGAAATGCTGCAAAACAGCCGCAAGCAGATTGATGCCGAAATCTCCAAAGCAGTCATCGGCCAGAAAGAAATCGTAGACCAGCTGTTGATCGCGCTCTTTGCCGGCGGACACTGTCTGATCACCGGAGCGCCGGGGCTGGCCAAAACGCTTCTGGTTAATTCACTGGCACAGGTTTTCAAACTGAAATCACAGCGAATTCAATTCACCCCTGACCTGATGCCTGCCGACATCACGGGAACCGAAATCCTGGCAGGCGACTCACAGGATTCGCGGGGCATGAAGTTTGTCAAAGGTCCCGTCTTCACGAATATTCTGCTGGCCGATGAAATCAACCGTACGCCTCCCAAAACACAGGCCGCGTTACTCGAAGCAATGCAGGAAAAACAGGTCACCGTCACCGGCGTCAAGTATGAACTGGATAAACCATTTTTCGTATTAGCAACGCAAAACCCGATCGAAATGGAAGGCACCTATCCGCTGCCCGAAGCACAGCTGGACCGCTTCATGTTCAACCTGGTGATAGATTATCTTTCGGAAGATGATGAAGTCGCCGTTGTCACGCAAACAACGGCCCGTAATGCCGAACCCATTGTCCCGCTGTTTACCGGCAGCGACATCCAACAGTTCCACCAGTTTGTCCGTGAAGTTCCCGTCGCCGAAGAGATCGTGCGTTATGCCGTCCAACTCTGTGCCGCGTCTCGTCCGCATCAGGAAACAACGCCGGACTTCATCAATGAATGGGTCAACTGGGGTGCCGGACTGCGTGCCGCGCAAAGCCTGATTCTGGGCGCCAAAGCGCGTGCTGTCCTGCGCGGGCGGGTACATGTCACCGTTGAAGATATCCAGGCACTACTGGCACCCGTTTTACGTCACCGCATTCTGATCAATTACCGCGCCGAAGCTGAAGGTATTACTGTCGAACAAGTCGTTCAACATCTGATTGACACCATTAAAAGGCCCATCACAGCATGA
- a CDS encoding DUF4159 domain-containing protein, producing the protein MKNSLISLTVVCGLLIVVTICIGQYRPSIPADRGGVPEWKNDAEFKHDVFTFVRIRYNSHQGWRRWATDYPDSDLNFSYRLQQLTSMKVDPEGRILELTDEELFDYPFIYLIEPGSLEFTEDEVTALRRYLSNGGFMMVDDFWGEAEWDNFALEMKRVFPERELVDIPLEHPIFHCVYDLKEKPQVPSIGVAQWGRSEGITWEREDAKQVHYRGLFDDKGRLMAVVCHNTDLGDGWEREGEDKWYFQEFSEKKAYPLGINIVFYAMTH; encoded by the coding sequence ATGAAGAATAGTTTGATTTCACTGACTGTGGTCTGCGGATTACTGATCGTCGTTACGATCTGCATTGGGCAATATCGGCCCTCCATCCCCGCTGATCGCGGCGGTGTTCCCGAGTGGAAAAACGATGCGGAATTCAAGCACGATGTATTCACCTTCGTACGCATCCGATACAACTCGCACCAGGGCTGGCGGCGCTGGGCCACGGATTATCCCGACAGCGATTTGAACTTTTCCTATCGACTCCAGCAACTGACTTCCATGAAAGTCGACCCCGAAGGCCGCATTCTGGAACTGACCGACGAAGAACTCTTCGATTATCCCTTTATCTATCTGATTGAGCCGGGCTCGCTGGAATTCACGGAAGATGAAGTTACCGCCCTCAGACGCTATCTCTCCAATGGTGGCTTTATGATGGTCGACGATTTCTGGGGCGAAGCTGAATGGGATAATTTCGCATTGGAAATGAAACGCGTCTTTCCCGAACGAGAACTCGTTGATATTCCTCTGGAACATCCGATTTTTCATTGTGTCTATGATCTGAAAGAAAAGCCCCAGGTCCCCAGTATTGGTGTCGCCCAGTGGGGCCGCTCGGAAGGCATTACCTGGGAACGGGAAGATGCCAAACAGGTCCACTACCGAGGACTGTTCGATGATAAAGGTCGATTGATGGCGGTTGTCTGTCACAACACCGACTTAGGTGATGGCTGGGAACGGGAAGGAGAGGACAAGTGGTATTTCCAGGAGTTCTCAGAGAAGAAAGCCTACCCCCTCGGCATCAATATTGTGTTTTATGCCATGACCCACTGA
- a CDS encoding peptidase MA family metallohydrolase — MQRVQRFWIRQNLQVPVRHPLSFLSLCPRTQTLQALSFLLTIVGFPICSYASEIENCEQLLQTGQYQKCIDVAEAAITKKAYGSEWPLLKAQAELAVGQYVEARQTIDAGLKRYSWSLPLRLLAVQIYQLNNEHEAAATFLSSIHDLASRSAWRYTDASSLVALGRASLLRNVDPGEVLESFYDRAIKEYPDQKDAYLASGNLALSKNDYALAQETFQAALKQIPGDADLLFGLAQSLQRSDPERYETLMTQVLNINPNHIPAHLEQIALLIHSEQFSNAKTRLEQVLAINPHLAEAWATLAVIAHFENRPHEETAFYWQALSHHDRNPLVDYLIGKALSEHYRFAEGAAYQRQALEKDHQYLPARIQLAQDELRLGQEVSGWEHALQAHQQDGYDTTTFNLLELKDQIAKFKTLEDDHFIIRMDSNEAKVYGQQVVQLLQDARKTLCQKYGLDLKSKITVEIFPNPDDFAVRTFGMPAVSGYLGVCFGKVITANSPASQADHPTNWESVLWHEFCHVVTLELTKNKMPRWISEGISVYEERQKNSHWGETMVPQYRELILNGEATPISELSSAFLNPKSSLHVQFAYYQSSMVVEYLIDQFGFEALRLILNDLRVGIPINVAIERRTKTMGELELEFTAFLKDQAEYFAPGVDWSEQDLRPLISDDTKRFDDWIKEHPNHFEGLMAYSQILEEENRTEELEATLKKLTKIYPQYTGADNACLRLANLYLNQKRFDEEQKYLELHARYNPNALAVFQRLAEVYQKSKNWDAVYAASQSANAINPLNRDTQQILAEACIHLERRQEAINAWRAILALKPHNKAAAHYQLARLLQSENLKLAKRHTLIALEEAPRFRAAHQLLLELTANTP, encoded by the coding sequence ATGCAACGAGTGCAACGTTTCTGGATCAGGCAGAACCTTCAGGTTCCCGTTCGACACCCGCTTTCTTTTCTCAGCCTGTGTCCTCGCACTCAGACTCTCCAGGCACTTAGTTTCCTTCTCACCATCGTCGGCTTTCCGATCTGTTCTTACGCGTCAGAGATTGAAAACTGCGAGCAATTACTGCAAACCGGGCAATACCAAAAATGCATCGACGTCGCAGAGGCAGCGATCACCAAGAAAGCCTATGGCTCTGAATGGCCACTCCTCAAAGCACAGGCTGAACTGGCAGTCGGTCAGTATGTCGAAGCCAGGCAAACGATTGACGCCGGCCTCAAACGTTATTCCTGGAGCTTGCCACTTAGACTCTTAGCCGTACAAATCTACCAGTTGAATAACGAGCACGAAGCAGCCGCAACATTCCTAAGCAGCATCCACGATCTCGCCAGCCGCTCTGCCTGGCGTTATACCGATGCCAGCAGTCTGGTCGCGTTAGGACGCGCATCGCTATTACGAAACGTTGATCCTGGCGAAGTACTCGAATCCTTTTACGATCGCGCAATCAAAGAATACCCGGACCAAAAAGACGCTTACCTTGCCAGTGGAAATCTGGCACTGTCCAAAAACGACTATGCCCTGGCGCAGGAAACGTTTCAGGCGGCATTAAAACAGATCCCAGGCGATGCCGACCTGCTGTTCGGACTGGCCCAGTCCCTCCAGCGATCCGACCCCGAACGCTATGAGACATTAATGACTCAGGTGCTCAACATAAACCCTAACCATATCCCCGCTCACCTGGAACAGATTGCACTGCTGATTCACTCGGAACAGTTTTCGAATGCCAAAACACGATTGGAGCAGGTTCTCGCTATCAACCCGCACCTGGCAGAAGCCTGGGCGACACTCGCCGTGATAGCTCACTTCGAAAACCGGCCTCACGAGGAAACCGCTTTTTACTGGCAGGCACTCAGCCATCATGATCGGAATCCTCTGGTCGACTATTTGATCGGTAAAGCCCTTTCCGAACATTATCGCTTCGCCGAAGGCGCCGCATATCAACGCCAGGCTCTGGAAAAAGATCATCAATACCTACCTGCCCGCATTCAACTGGCACAGGACGAGCTACGCCTGGGTCAGGAAGTCAGCGGCTGGGAACATGCACTCCAGGCGCACCAGCAGGATGGTTACGATACCACCACATTCAATCTGCTTGAATTAAAAGATCAAATTGCTAAATTCAAAACACTGGAAGATGACCATTTCATCATTCGCATGGATTCGAATGAAGCCAAAGTCTACGGACAACAGGTCGTCCAACTGCTCCAGGATGCCCGCAAAACGCTCTGTCAAAAATATGGCTTGGATCTGAAATCCAAAATCACCGTCGAGATCTTTCCCAATCCAGACGACTTTGCCGTCCGCACTTTCGGCATGCCTGCGGTCTCCGGTTACCTGGGAGTCTGCTTCGGAAAAGTCATCACCGCCAATAGTCCCGCCTCTCAGGCCGACCATCCCACCAACTGGGAGTCCGTCCTCTGGCACGAATTCTGTCATGTGGTCACACTTGAGTTAACGAAAAACAAGATGCCCCGCTGGATCAGTGAAGGCATCTCGGTCTACGAAGAACGCCAGAAAAATTCCCACTGGGGTGAAACAATGGTGCCGCAGTACCGGGAATTGATTCTGAATGGAGAAGCTACTCCGATCAGCGAATTAAGCAGCGCGTTTCTCAATCCCAAAAGCAGCCTGCATGTGCAATTCGCATATTATCAGTCTTCGATGGTTGTGGAATACCTGATCGACCAGTTCGGCTTCGAAGCACTGCGGCTCATCTTGAATGATTTACGCGTGGGTATCCCCATCAATGTCGCCATCGAGCGTCGCACGAAAACAATGGGAGAACTGGAACTGGAGTTTACCGCGTTTCTCAAAGATCAGGCAGAATACTTCGCTCCCGGTGTCGACTGGTCAGAACAGGATCTGCGGCCGCTGATCAGTGATGACACCAAGCGTTTTGACGACTGGATTAAAGAACATCCGAATCATTTTGAAGGCCTGATGGCCTATTCCCAGATTCTGGAAGAAGAAAACCGGACCGAAGAACTGGAAGCGACGCTCAAGAAACTGACCAAAATCTATCCCCAATACACGGGCGCCGACAATGCCTGTCTGCGACTGGCAAATCTCTACCTGAACCAGAAACGCTTCGATGAGGAACAGAAATACCTGGAGTTGCATGCCCGGTATAATCCAAACGCGCTCGCGGTATTTCAACGCTTAGCGGAAGTCTATCAGAAATCCAAAAACTGGGACGCCGTTTACGCAGCCTCGCAAAGTGCAAATGCGATTAACCCGCTCAATCGAGATACTCAGCAGATACTTGCGGAAGCCTGTATTCACTTGGAGCGACGCCAGGAAGCCATCAACGCCTGGCGTGCCATCCTGGCCTTGAAACCACACAACAAAGCAGCCGCCCACTACCAGCTTGCCCGGTTACTTCAATCGGAAAATTTAAAACTAGCCAAGCGACACACACTCATCGCGCTCGAAGAGGCGCCCCGCTTTCGGGCCGCTCATCAATTGTTACTTGAATTGACTGCAAACACACCATAA
- a CDS encoding DUF1559 domain-containing protein: MMKRCKGTAQRGFTLIELLVVIAIIAILIALLLPAVQQAREAARRSNCKNNLKQIGLALHNYHETFSIFPPGYVGTGASAQNPNLLAWSAMILPFIDQANLYNQMSSSMFHNPGTGGWLTVANVSPAVAATTQAQTVIPFYNCPSDPMGGRNADRPSPTNNYQWGKSNYPAVRDSVYWNAATPAAVTVKGSFGNSDTKVRFRDMTDGTSNIIMVGERATLDTPGSPGITRTGAIWVGFHVDGDTNTTDINSISGTASSADGTGPQTSQLINQGSEHAFSSPHVGGCHFLMGDGKVRFISENINGDTYTWLAGINDGKVIGEF; the protein is encoded by the coding sequence ATGATGAAGAGATGCAAAGGAACCGCTCAGCGCGGATTCACACTGATCGAACTACTTGTTGTAATTGCAATCATTGCGATTCTGATTGCCTTACTTCTCCCTGCCGTCCAACAGGCACGTGAAGCAGCCCGTCGTTCAAACTGCAAAAACAATTTGAAGCAAATCGGACTCGCGCTCCATAACTACCACGAAACATTCAGCATCTTCCCTCCCGGTTATGTTGGTACTGGTGCCAGCGCACAGAATCCGAACCTCCTGGCATGGTCAGCGATGATTCTGCCTTTCATCGACCAGGCAAACTTGTACAACCAGATGAGCTCTTCCATGTTCCATAATCCAGGTACAGGTGGCTGGTTAACTGTTGCAAATGTCAGTCCCGCAGTTGCTGCGACGACACAGGCTCAGACTGTCATTCCCTTCTACAACTGCCCTTCCGACCCCATGGGTGGCCGGAATGCAGATCGCCCCAGCCCAACCAATAATTACCAATGGGGAAAATCAAACTATCCTGCTGTGAGAGATTCGGTTTACTGGAACGCTGCTACACCAGCTGCCGTAACAGTAAAGGGTAGCTTTGGGAACAGTGACACAAAAGTTCGTTTCCGCGACATGACAGACGGTACCAGCAACATCATCATGGTCGGTGAGCGAGCCACTCTGGATACACCTGGTAGCCCTGGTATCACGCGTACTGGTGCAATTTGGGTTGGCTTCCATGTTGATGGTGACACCAACACTACTGATATCAATTCAATTAGCGGAACAGCATCAAGTGCCGACGGCACAGGCCCTCAAACTTCTCAACTCATCAACCAGGGAAGCGAGCACGCATTCAGCAGCCCGCACGTTGGTGGATGTCACTTCCTGATGGGTGATGGAAAAGTTCGATTCATTAGCGAAAACATCAACGGCGACACCTATACCTGGCTTGCTGGTATTAACGATGGCAAAGTAATTGGTGAATTCTAA